The following are encoded in a window of Vespa crabro chromosome 2, iyVesCrab1.2, whole genome shotgun sequence genomic DNA:
- the LOC124433052 gene encoding brefeldin A-inhibited guanine nucleotide-exchange protein 3: protein MEDLLQQIIRESNNAKLQNLRKSAQEAYDFLGKQQGLLRDPPHELRAKCLYAFQLALETKRSKFVAFGLSGLHKMLRDDRFQSPYEPEDDSLWLPAQMLHAMSSMLSQSDDTQTDMLKVLLQVACSPYWTMNGRLIIAILTTCSEAFENGNQAVRTAAQAATSQTLRSFCLFLDEECQEMDENAKRNKNVRERGVSCFNEVLPILQYICSKLDEAQNNARNGSTVVFLLECLHTLISSLPQKIHTNAHFTTFLWQKFCPALIAFLGTPRVDKTFTSREGKENEVGRGSGYLATSLSFDSHQAKTVYSIGTELVRLVGCVGPLRPVLESVFHRMLLYPPPQQRLEPLKALKELLHSPSRMVDFAGPLLVEEDRSSHIQSDMALMRLAMDSIEESTTGGLSILHASVYCVVAMLSALQELCEGKAINHNYTCTINSLYEDLESCDYRGPLTYQSMARLPKTYREQLELMKKGIGSDSDSSGHGPSEDGDSTDTEGPQNESDEVHEENSLDDNDYAIENERERLRLEKLPKCLHVGRQVADECNVDVERHNARRFVKTLRSDLIPMVLTLRSNIEVDEALQNFASEYCQEVFAAQQKIQERTESSTDSCALITIMNADGIYLATYAALLLNLKLIRMNYYNEDSRQVPISEEQFVEEVHGSGVLVYLSATWLSELYQQVLACNLLEKCGYNPNSTENSALVNVLTDVDGIPGSQRGGQLLSDYIRLEKAQLSRSEPTPEAEAGAKLSRRVLTCCWGSMMAVLSTGLNPPKEENNKGILNRDGGRREIRDTVVLSLEGLHKAATLSNILGLQNRCGSIFGLLAKAACTEQSISKITRTKDVLRLKLQNRATNLHTSHALSMDVLLGRGLELGSHGSDCWPHVFTCCLYVSKLEHDFFGRNQNPSLPKTNQKKDKKEFANGDIKGSQDRLRLNFNIVDEEETCVDVYSFLSSPYTQNPSSDTIPEIIQESNADNQFNGILPVDYAAKIICVLSQQVDRLFEDAALKLNLKALCLFLTALCRASKAQLFKTTDGFKDSKRFWWRRSKPRENELNVLLLTRLGEVMLKCVKSGRPLIHIMRVWSILGPHFMEAACHKDRSISKKAVQCIHDSMAALLNEQIELPHFHFNEALFKPFENLLCLELCDGDVQDQIVSCICEFVETNRTEIRSGWRPLFGALRVASVGNSESVESAPLLEVFRVFLSTDNTLVFANAALDCILCLLRHVRGIGDNETHQDEQDQIDVAESRRMRLCVESLKYLLNCSDILASMYCMPACPIFHSAQRIQVSTIPQYVDSTIPNMEMPRFDIDSDSMMQGIISEKSYEILSSLPGNESYSSMTLQSMDKPSGILRVWYILIEGLASATMICPRRYQPHTLETLFHLLRDILNVPGASFGLYCVNHLLLPMVQNWLRKTSKIFRGWDNFAPNFKQCCGLTTDLVVDYLTHLQGPEVVRNDTYLPATTLMLKQLLLVMGECVVQPTESIARLGCACIRHVLVSSGPILTSEQWEVCGVACYRACSNSLQELRLLTMAFSPRSESFYGDIAQVKVAARRDATPEETERLRQLAAQVFLLEEQRAEDNSRSPDERSYVFLVYPPAVATTLNPDLFIVRIQLRALVVGLLVHQMLLHCVACVLLQGANPSISSLSHVIPHATASVSYKSSEAVNPSYMNSRHIEIFLSALDLSYAAALKFDCRPGLKFLVQKVADLEQPANLYRQAGAAWTIKFITLFELFLREANDTVLDFDYVKNFLSNGNKNDNKSDSKYQKIKKYLRQIQSTFEELCDMYVEVVRDHDGKYTKADSFAERKIFLLVAQPDDYPEITRKEAIHDRVITSTPASTESRVHNPLINRDEDQVDDVEENEDPEDLLEDPEVYNPSLDDESGLEELGTECENDLRPFRLSDLAAEYSTDSGPQSEPETDDSRPASRLGSVTERIVYFDRSGGTSSEGYVDAKLVAMTPAPPEMINSQNQLYPLWRTTSSPDTSGISAPEVKLPSSNATLNDAIEYEKPSIQRRKSEACLLSKRTSLKFIMTADIENFNDLVSFDPTNLRSKSVMELRRTRDSSVPQSPKIIHETSISYDSKDEDDDESVDRSYKNFNNIDELLRDYERSKRGFRTNPFLKDEEDEAENFLDDRQSVNHQIEFKKRTNVNKDSEAHRKAWAETLSTALEWILALPDERLAPLLPVLVRGVRILTRHAIDQILKQRLSSLFHRIAVFYGLTNN from the exons ATGGAGGATCTCCTGCAGCAGATCATCAGGGAGTCTAATAATgcaaaattacaaaatttacgGAAATCGGCGCAAGAAGCGTACG atTTCTTGGGTAAACAACAAGGTTTGTTGCGGGATCCACCGCACGAATTACGAGCGAAATGCTTATATGCGTTTCAGCTAGCGCTCGAAACGAAGAGAAGCAAGTTCGTTGCTTTTGGGCTATCGGGATTACAT AAGATGTTAAGGGACGATAGATTTCAATCTCCATACGAGCCAGAAGATGATTCTTTATGGTTGCCAGCACAAATGTTACATGCTATGAGCTCGATGCTTTCGCAATCGGATGATACTCAAACGGATATGCTCAAA GTTTTACTTCAAGTCGCATGTTCCCCATATTGGACAATGAATGGCCGTTTGATTATTGCAATTCTTACGACTTGTAGCGAAGCTTTCGAGAATGGAAATCAAGCTGTTCGTACTGCAGCGCAAGCTGCAACGAGCCAAACTTTACGatccttttgtttgtttctag acGAGGAATGTCAGGAGATGGACGAGAAtgcgaaacgaaataaaaatgtacgcGAACGTGGAGTGTCCTGTTTTAACGAGGTCTTGCCTATTCTTCAATACATTTGTAGTAAACTCGACGAAGCTCAAAA TAACGCAAGAAATGGAAGTACGGTAGTGTTTCTCTTGGAATGTCTTCATACCTTGATATCGTCACTACCACAGAAGATACATACAAATGCACACTTTACTACCTTTCTATGGCAAAAATTTTGTCCAGCTTTAATAGCTTTTCTAGGAACACCTAGAGTAGACAAGACTTTTACATCAAGAGAGGGTAAGGAAAACGAAGTTGGTAGAGGATCAGGCTATCTTGCTACATCTTTGAGTTTTGACAGTCATCAGGCAAAAACCGTATATAG taTTGGAACAGAACTTGTAAGATTAGTAGGCTGTGTAGGTCCTCTGAGACCGGTGTTAGAATCTGTTTTCCACAGGATGTTATTATATCCTCCACCTCAGCAACGTTTAGAACCCTTAAAGGCATTGAAAGAATTATTGCACAGTCCTAGTCGCATGGTCGACTTTGCTGGTCCTTTGCTCGTTGAGGAAGATCGTTCGAGTCATATACAAAGCGATATGGCGTTAATGAGACT AGCAATGGACTCGATTGAAGAATCAACAACAGGAGGATTATCTATATTGCATGCCAGTGTCTATTGCGTAGTTGCAATGCTTTCGGCACTTCAAGAACTTTGTGAAGGCAAGGCcattaatcataattacaCTTGCACGATTAATAGCTTGTACGAGGATTTAGAATCTTGCGATTATCGTGGACCTCTGACTTATCAGAGTATGGCAAGATTACCAAAAACTTATAG ggAACAATTAGAGTTAATGAAGAAAGGTATAGGTTCAGATTCAGATTCGTCAGGTCATGGACCATCCGAAGATGGTGATTCGACGGATACTGAAGGTCCTCAAAATGAATCGGATGAGGTGCACGAGGAGAACAGTctcgatgataatgattatgcTATCGAGAATGAAAGGGAAAGACttagattagaaaaattacCAAAATGTCTTCACGTAGGTCGACAGGTTGCTGATGAGTGCAATGTTGACGTAGAAAGACATAATGCAAGGCGATTTGTCAAAACTTTACGGAGCGATTTAATACCAATGGTGCTAACACTTCGAAGTAATATTGAAGTTGATGAAGCGTTGCAAAATTTTGCTTCGGAATATTGTCAAG aAGTATTTGCAGCTcaacaaaaaatacaagaacGAACAGAGTCTAGTACAGATTCATGCGCATTAATTACGATCATGAATGCCGATGGAATTTATTTGGCAACTTATGCGGCATTGCTGCTCAATCTCAAACTTATtagaatgaattattataatgaagatAGTCGTCAAGTGCCAATCAGCGAG gaACAATTCGTCGAAGAAGTGCATGGTTCTGGTGTATTAGTTTATTTATCAGCCACCTGGCTCTCAGAATTATATCAACAAGTGCTCGCTTGTAATTTACTTGAAAAATGTGGATACAATCCAAACTCAACTGAAAACAGTGCATTGGTGAATGTTCTCACTG ACGTCGATGGTATTCCTGGTAGTCAAAGAGGAGGACAACTTTTGTCAGATTACATAAGATTAGAAAAAGCTCAACTTTCTCGAAGCGAACCTACTCCCGAGGCTGAAGCTGGCGCAAAACTTTCTAGACGTGTACTTACTTGTTGTTGGGGAAGTATGATGGCTGTTCTTTCGACTGGACTCAATCCtccaaaggaagaaaataataaaggaatttTGAATAGAGATGGTGGGAGGAGAGAGATAAGGGATACCGTAGTGTTATCTTTGGAAGGTCTTCACAAAGCTGCGACTTTGAGTAATATTCTAG GTTTGCAAAATCGATGCGGATCTATTTTTGGTCTATTAGCGAAGGCTGCGTGTACAGAACAATCTATATCAAAGATAACTCGTACGAAAGATGTTCTTCGATTGAAATTACAAAACAGAGCAACAAATCTTCACACTTCACACGCTTTGAGCATGGATGTTCTTTTAGGCAGAGGATTGGAACTTGGTAGTCACGGTAGTGACTGTTGGCCTCATGTTTTTAC GTGCTGTTTGTATGTGAGTAAACTAGAGCATGATTTTTTTGGTCGGAATCAAAATCCATCCCTTCCTAAGACCAATCaaaagaaggataagaaagaattTGCGAATGGTGATATTAAAGGTAGCCAAGACAGACTACGGCtcaattttaatatagttGATGAGGAAGAAACTTG cGTTGATGTATATAGTTTTCTATCAAGTCCTTATACTCAAAATCCAAGTTCAGACACGATACCAGAAATCATACAAGAATCGAATGCCGATAATCAATTTAATGGCATTTTACCTGTGGATTATGCAGCCAAGATAATTTGTGTACTCTCTCAACAAGTGGACAGATTATTCGAAGATGCAGCCTTAAAATTAAATCTTAAAGCTCTTTGTCTATTCCTTACAGCACTTTGTAGAGCGAGTAAAGCACAATTGTTTAAAACCACTGATGGTTTTAAAGACAGCAAAAGATTCTGGTGGAGAAGAAGCAAACCAAGGGAGAACGAATTGaacgtattattgttaacacgATTAGGAGAAGTTATGTTAAAGTGTGTTAAAAGTGGAAGGCCTTTGATTCATATAATGAGa GTTTGGAGTATTTTGGGCCCTCATTTCATGGAAGCAGCTTGTCACAAAGATCGTAGTATCTCAAAAAAGGCGGTACAATGTATTCACGATTCGATGGCTGCTTTGTTAAACGAACAAATAGAACTACcacattttcatttcaatgaaGCTCTTTTTAAGCCCTTTGAAAATCTGCTCTGTTTAGAACTTTGTGATGGCGATGTCCAAGATCAG ATTGTTAGCTGTATTTGCGAATTTGTGGAGACTAATCGAACAGAGATACGTTCAGGATGGCGACCGTTGTTTGGTGCACTTCGAGTTGCATCGGTCGGTAATTCGGAATCTGTGGAGTCTGCACCTCTCTTAGAAGTCTTCAGAGTTTTTCTATCGACTGACAATACTTTAGTATTCGCGAATGCAGCTTTGGATTGCATACTTTGTCTTCTTAGACACGTTAGAGGTATCGGAGATAACGAGACTCATCAGGACGAACAGGATCAAATCGATGTCGCGGAATCTCGACGAATGAGACTATGCGTGGAGAGtttgaaatatcttttgaaTTGCAGCGACATATTGGCGTCGATGTATTGTATGCCAGCTTGTCCAATCTTTCATTCGGCTCAGAGAATTCAAGTCTCGACGATTCCTCAATACGTGGACTCGACTATTCCTAATATGGAGATGCCAAGGTTTGACATAGATTCCGACTCGATGATGCAAGGGATTATTTCCGAAAAATCTTACGAAATACTTTCATCCCTACCCGGAAATGAATCTTATAGCAGCATGACACTGCAAAGTATGGACAAGCCAAGTGGCATTCTTCGAGTATGGTACATTCTCATCGAGGGTCTAGCCAGTGCTACGATGATATGTCCTAGACGTTATCAACCACATACTTTGGAAACATTGTTCCATCTTTTACGTGACATTCTAAACGTTCCTGGAGCATCCTTCGGACTCTATTGCGTGAACCATTTACTCTTACCAATGGTACAGAACTGGTTAAGGAAAACTTCAAAGATCTTCAGGGGTTGGGATAACTTCGCACCAAATTTCAAACAATGTTGCGGCCTCACTACCGATCTAGTAGTCGACTATTTGACACATTTGCAAG GTCCCGAAGTCGTTAGAAACGACACCTATTTGCCAGCTACGACGTTGATGTTGAAACAGCTTTTACTGGTAATGGGGGAATGCGTCGTTCAACCCACAGAGAGCATAGCCCGTCTCGGTTGCGCTTGCATCAG GCACGTTTTGGTGAGCAGCGGTCCGATACTCACTTCGGAACAATGGGAGGTCTGCGGTGTAGCGTGCTATCGTGCCTGTTCAAATTCACTTCAAGAGTTACGCCTGTTGACCATGGCTTTCTCACCAAGATCGGAATCTTTCTACGGTGACATCGCACAGGTGAAGGTCGCTGCTCGTCGAGATGCAACGCCCGAGGAAACAGAAAGATTACGGCAGCTTGCTGCTCAG GTGTTCCTCTTGGAGGAACAACGTGCTGAAGATAACTCAAGGTCACCCGATGAGAGATCGTACGTCTTCCTCGTGTATCCACCAGCCGTGGCTACCACTCTCAATCCCGATCTGTTCATCGTCAGGATTCAATTACGTGCTTTGGTGGTTGGTCTTTTGGTCCACCAAATGCTACTCCATTGTGTTGCCTGTGTTCTTCTTCAGGGTGCCAACCCCTCGATTTCGAG CTTGTCACACGTGATCCCACATGCAACCGCATCGGTGTCTTACAAATCATCCGAGGCTGTTAATCCTTCCTACATGAATTCACGACACATCGAGATTTTTCTATCAGCATTGGACCTTTCCTACGCTGCAGCTTTAAAATTCGATTGTCGTCCTGGTTTGAAGTTCTTGGTCCAGAAGGTAGCTGATCTGGAACAACCGGCAAATCTCTATCGACAAGCTGGAGCTGCTTGGACCATTAAATTCATCACCCTATTTGAATTGTTTCTCCGTGAAGCTAACGATACTGTATTGGATTTCGATTACGTTAAGAATTTTCTAtctaatggtaataaaaatgacaataaatcCGACTCGAAGTAtcagaagataaaaaaatatctgagACAAATTCAATCGACTTTCGAGGAACTTTGCGACATGTATGTCGAAGTAGTTCGCGATCATGATGGAAAATATACCAAAGCTGACAGTTTTGCTGAAAGGAAGATATTTCTTCTGGTTGCACAACCTGACGATTATCCTGAAATCACGAGGAAGGAAGCGATTCATGATAGAGTTATTACGAGCACACCAGCATCTACGGAATCACGTGTGCATAATCCTTTAATAAACAGGGATGAGGATCAAGTCGACGATgtcgaagaaaacgaagatcCAGAGGATCTTCTCGAGGATCCTGAAGTTTATAATCCTAGTTTGGACGACGAAAGTGGCTTGGAGGAACTTGGAACAGAATGTGAAAATGATCTTAGACCTTTCAGATTGTCCGACTTGGCAGCTGAATATTCAACGGACTCTGGTCCTCAGTCAGAGCCTGAAACGGATGATTCCAGACCAGCTTCTAGGCTAGGTTCTGTAACAGAAAGGATAgtatatttcgatcgatccgGAGGTACTTCCAGTGAAGGTTACGTTGATGCCAAACTTGTAGCTATGACACCAGCACCTCCAGAAATGATAAATAGCCAAAACCAATTGTATCCTCTTTGGAGAACGACTTCGTCACCCGATACTTCTGGCATATCCGCACCCGAAGTTAAGTTACCGAGTAGTAATGCTACCTTGAACGATGCTATCGAGTACGAAAAACCATCTATCCAACGACGAAAAAGCGAGGCTTGTTTACTCTCTAAAAGGACTTCTCTCAAATTCATAATGACTGctgatattgaaaatttcaacgatCTTGTCAGCTTCGATCCTACAAATTTACGTTCGAAATCTGTGATGGAGTTACGAAGAACCCGAGATTCGTCGGTTCCCCAATCTCCAAAGATCATTCACGAGACATCAATTTCTTACGATTCGAAGgatgaagacgacgacgagtcGGTCGATCgttcttataaaaattttaacaatatcgaCGAACTTTTGCGCGATTACGAACGTAGCAAACGTGGATTTAGGACTAATCCGTTTTTAAAAGACGAGGAAGACGAAGCTGAAAATTTTCTCGACGATCGACAATCTGTAAATCatcaaattgaatttaaaaaaaggactaacgttaataaggatagCGAGGCTCATAGGAAAGCTTGGGCAGAAACTTTGAGTACGGCACTCGAATGGATTTTAGCATTACCG GATGAACGGTTGGCGCCGTTACTTCCGGTTCTGGTACGTGGCGTCAGGATTCTTACCAGACATGCTATCGATCAGATCTTGAAACAACgactttcatctctctttcaccGTATCGCTGTGTTTTACGGATTGACCAACAACTAG